The following nucleotide sequence is from Halapricum desulfuricans.
GATCTCGACTGTCCCGTCGGCGGCCGTCTCGACGCTCTCTCTGAGGGTGTCGATCTCGTCGGTCGGGATCCACCCTTCGGCGACGAAGGCGTTGTCGGTCGTCGCAAACGACAGCGGCGCTTCGCGTTTCTGGACGGCGATCGTCAGCTTCTCTTCGGCAGCCAGCAGGAACCCGCTGACTTCCAGTCTGAGGTCCTCGAGTTCGTCCTCGACGGTGCTGAGCTTCGATTCGAGCTGCTGCTTGCGGTGGCGTCGGTCCTTCAGGTACTCCGCTGGATCGCCGCTCCCTTCGGGGACCGACACTTCGCTGAACGTCGCGCCCACGAGCGCATCCTCGAGCACGCCGGTATCGTCGACGTGTGCGAACACCGCGACAGCGTCTCCCTCTGCGGTGACCTCGAATGTCTCGATCCCGCTTTCCTCCAGTTCTGCCCGTACTTCCCCGGCGTTGCCCTCGCCGACGGCGACCTCGAGCGTGTCGTACCCGCGGAGCAGATCGAGGTCGATCCCGAGCCGGACGAAAAACTCGAGTTGCTCGATGTCGTCCTCGACCGACCGGAGCTCGCTCCGGAGCTCCTCGCGGCGGTCGTCCAGCGCGTTGACCTCCTGGCGGACGTCCTCGAGTTCGTCTTCGAGGTCCTCGTCGGTGACGACGTGGGTCGGTCCCTCGTAGTCCTCCTCGATCCCGAGGGTGCTTTTCAGCGCCCGGACGGTCACGAGCTTCTCGGAGTACTCGTCAGCGCCCTCGAGGGGGTCGCCCGGCTCGAACCCCTCGATTTCGTTGGTGTAGTCGCTGAGGTGCAACAGATCGAGGTCGTGGACGGCCTCGATTACGTCGTCCATCACCCGCTTGGAGCCGGTCACCGAGACCCGGCTCATCCGCTCAGGCCTGAGCATGTACCTCCTCCTCGAACAGCGACACGACGTGTTCGACGACCTCGTCGAGCCGCTGTTCGGCGCGCTCTTCGAGGCGCTCGCTCTCTGTTTCGCCCTCCTCGATGATCTGATCGCGCTCGGCCTCGATCTCCTCGCGAGCCTCGGCCAGGCGCTCCTCGGCCATCTGTTCGGCCTCGCGTTCGGCCTCTTCGCGGATCCGTTCGGCGCGCTCGCGCGCCTCCTCGATCCGCTCTTCGCGCTCGGCCTCGGCGTTCGAGACGATCTCTTCCGCCTCTTTCTCGGCAGCCTTGATGTCCCTGAGAACCTGTTCCCGTGGCATTGTCCA
It contains:
- the ahaH gene encoding ATP synthase archaeal subunit H; the encoded protein is MPREQVLRDIKAAEKEAEEIVSNAEAEREERIEEARERAERIREEAEREAEQMAEERLAEAREEIEAERDQIIEEGETESERLEERAEQRLDEVVEHVVSLFEEEVHAQA